Within the Aspergillus luchuensis IFO 4308 DNA, chromosome 5, nearly complete sequence genome, the region GAGTGGCCACCACATAAATAAAGACCTTTGAAGCACGTATATTGCCTCGACAGCAATAACATGCTAAGCAACAATTACATTACATGGAAGGTAAAATTTCCGCATATCCTTGTGACTTTCAGGCCAGGAATTCACCTGCAAGGAGTTTATGTTAGCATTCCCTCTGTTTCAGACTAAAAGATTGAGATATATAAGTATGTCCGCCAGCTCAGCAAGTTTCCGGTGAAGCTTTTTGATCACTGAATAGAGATTGCTCTTTCATACACCACTTGAATAGTTCTTACAATACACATCCTTctgccttcttttgcttgaaCTCATTATACCAGAAATGTAATCACATACATTCTCTTTCGAGCCAGACCTCTCCTGCGAGGAACGCTAGGACATAAGCAAGGCCGGCATGCAAGGGGTGCTTATTGTTCGGATGGCATGTCTACATCAAGGCAGCCTATTACAAGACACCCCATCGCATTCCTTGCCCCGTGTCATCGCAATTCCACTGTAATGTTCGGAATGAGGTCTAAGCACTGGATTGAATAAATCAGACCTTCagaaccatcatcctcctaGAGCTCTGAGATTACAAAAACCTGGCTTCTTCGTGTGTTTGGTTGGTCTCCAATTCTTTACTCTCAAGCTTTTCTCAAACTGTATCTTCTGTCCATTTCATAACCAATCctccaacaaaccaccaaTAAGGCTCAAGATTTGAAAAGCACTTATGGCTTTCATGAAGTCCTTAGCAATCGATTACAACCAGCCGCAAATATCGTAAGACAACTATGCCCTGCCTCTGTTGATGCGTGCTAATCCCCTTGCCTCGATCGTAGTCCCTACGAACAATCAAGAATCGTCGTCATTACCGTCGGAAAAAGGAATTACTCCATTCCAAAAAATTATCTCTCAGGGCACCTGCTGGTCCAAGCAAGACAGTCTCAGAATCCCCGTATTCTACTCAGAGATGTCGACGCAGATGTTGGCCACACCATCTTACATTTCCTATACAAAGGGGAATATGAAACGATCTTTTACGAGGAAAATCAAAGAGAGAAACACCAAATTGAACTTGAATATGAGAGAAGCGTCCAGGTTTACTATGCCGCCAGGAAGTATAAGATAGACGGCCTCGATGCGCTTGCCCAAAACTACATCATGACTCTCAGTGAAACCCTGTCAATTTTCCAGATCCTACGAAGAGCCAGATCAATATTCTCAAAATTGCCTGAGAATGAAGAATGGTTTCATCACTATTTAGACACCAAAATTTCTAGCAGCTTCGCGGAGGGTGAAACAACATTCCAACTGGACGAGTTCTACGCGGAAATTGTGGATGATCCAGCATTCAGCAAAGCTGTAATGAAGATTATAGTCAAAGCCTTTACCACCGAGACCTCACGCTTGCGAAACATTCTTAGAGTTACCGGCGGCAGTGAGACAAAGAATGATGGCGAGCCTTCGTGTGAACAATCGTTTGCCGTACCCCAATCTGAGCCTACCGAAGGACACGACAGAGAACAATATCTTGAAGTACGGCCCAAAGCACATAAAACTGCAAATaactcatcttcatccacttctGATCGGAACCGTCCGTGCGGTGAGCCTGCGGTCGAGCTCCTTCCAGTTGACTGCGAAGAGGCCAACCCAGAAGTTCCCTACAGTCACGAAGATAGTGATaattggggttggggatttCGGGGATTagacaagaagaagtagaacAAGAAGAGGCCATCTAAGCAGCAAGCTGAGTGGACTGAAGAGTGATTAGACCCTTGCTTGCGACAACGAACTTTTGGGCGTAACCAATGCCTGAGCAAGACTGATATGACAGTTCTACTCCGTCTCAGATGCAATACAGGTCTTGAATATGCTTTATAAGTAGACATCTGATGTGTCGTTTTGTTGTTTAGCTTTGTTTGTATTGCCTCGCACAATACTGGGTTTAATCATGCTTTCAGTGGAGTAATCATACAGGCACAGACCTGACACCTTTCGAAAGCAAGTCATGTAAGCTATGGCTTCCGTCCTATAACCCTCAGTTTGTTATGGGTCATATATCTAGTACCGAATGAAATTGAAACACCAAGAATTAATCCACGGCGTGAGTAGATATCTCCACACCGTGCTGGGGGTCAGTATATTTGCAACTTTATTCTGCATAAGAAGTTCAACCTCAGAAAAGTGGATAAAAGGTGCTCGTGTTGTGAGTTGCCCAGCTGCCGCAACGCTATAGAATCATACTCCCATGTAAGTCTCCCCTTACAGTATCTTGCCGAAATTAATTAGGAAGACGTTTGAATGGAGGGTCTTTCAAGCTAGTTGGTCTCCTCGAAGAGTATCCCTTTCACCTACACAGCTCTATCCAAAGGACCTGTAGGACTTGGCTGTGTGGAAACTCAGTATCAGTGTGTTACCGCGAAGATTATGGACATTTCCTTAATGCGGTGTCACCCTTCCATGTGACATCAGACACAGGGATAGCTAGGCGATTGTTTTGTGTTTCCATAgctattaaatataacttCATACACCAAGATCTACCACCAGTTTCCCAATGACAATTACCAGTGCCCCATGGCCTGAGCCCAGAACCCAATCATATCCGATACCATTACCGCGAACTTTCTCCCTAATGAGGATCTGACTCTTGCAAATGAAGGCTACATCGTAGAATAAGGTGGCCTCTTCAGTATCAGGGCGTATTCTTTTGCTTCTAtcaagataaataatttatctactaattctaagctggtgctggataCTGGACCGCTGGTACACAGGTTTAGCAGAAAAATCACGGACCCCACTTACACTTGGAGGCCTTATTCTCCATTTCGTCTTCATAGACGTGTATGTGGACTTAATATCCGTCGTATGTTACGGCTGATGGGGGACGATGTATGATGTAAGCAATGTCAGTCAACCAATGAGGCTGTTGATATTTAAAGAACAACGTCGTACTGAGCGCAGCCTAACGCTGAATAGCTTATCTCCCCTCGTTATAGTTGAGCCATGAGGAAGTCAGCAGACTAGGCCCCAAACACAAATCCACGGACCGCACATTGTTGTTGCGGGTGAGACATGGTGACCTTCGGGGAAAGAGCCCAGGTAATGTCAGAATGAATAGTTAAATCGTATAGACTTGATGTGATGGTCAATTACGTTCTTCCCAATCGTTCTGCATAAATACATCCGTGGTGAGGTCTTgtgaaagaagttgagggatggtggtgggtagAGAACGGTGCGGGCAAAATGGGCAGGGACGGGGGAGAGAATGCGTCTACCGCCATGGGTCGATTAACGCATATCGTTGACCGGGCCCTCGGCATACGATTCTAACGCGCAATCAGGTCTTATCTAGCGGGCTGCAAACTCTATAATGCTAGTGATCCAGATGGCCCTAATCGGCGCTGTTTTAGGGGGCGAGTGATTTTAAAACTGGCACGGTGTCGACAGATATCTAGAACCCTCTCATTGTTCCCCAGATACTGTAACTAGTAATAAATTGGAAACTCATTCCATTGCAGGTGATTACTGTATCATCCTGAATCCAGTACATTCCTCTGGAGGCCGGCGTGctattggagaagatgacttCTGCCCTATGCAGCGGATCGGAACACGAAGATTCCTGGTCGACCGAcagtcctcttctttctgaaaACACTGAAGACCGTGAATTTATCATATCCGACTCCGAGACACTGTCAGACCATGGCGATGAacttgaggaagagagcgaGGATTATATTCCCGTAAGTGATAAAGTGGCACAAGCGCCTGAGACGCTCCCTATCCATTCGCTGGTGATCGACGAGTTTCTGAGACTGGATTAGAACACACCGAAAGGCTGGATAAACCCGATTCGAGTGATTGCCAAGCGGAAGGTGGTCTCTGATGGTAGTTCCTCCAATGAGTACCTAGTGCTGTGGTACTCCTGGGAGGCTGGAGAGGCAGCGTTGGAGTTAGTTGGAGGGCTGAGCTAGTCGGCTATATCATTCGCCAATGATCCCCCTATCTGTGATGGTCCACTTGGAGGTGTAAAGTTGGTTGACCGCTACTGGGCCAGCTCGTGCTGGACGGGCTCAGCGATGCGCTCCATGCCGGCAAGAGCACTATGGCCTCAATATGATTTATTTTCGCCCTTCGGACCTTATTTCAGTGACATTCTAGACTTCAAGGGAAACACGCCtagatcaacaacattccTTAATTACCAAGTAGACACAACGGGTAGGACATAGTTGTAGGTAATCTGCATATCAATATGGAGGGCGTTTACAACATATaatcatcctccttccatcTGATTGTACAATAGTATAACGCTGTTCCTTTCAGTCATGAGAAGTGCATTCTTTTTTATACGGCATGTAAAGTAGTAAGAAttgtaaataaatagattttgaaagggaaaaaaaaaaaaaaaaaaaaccaagaAGTAAGCTTGTAATCACTTCGAGTTGTCGCTGCTTTACACCCTCCGTTTCTTCCGGGACGGGGCTGGCTCGGCGAAACGAACCCGTTTAACACCTCGCGGATAGTAACACATCCTCTGCGGCGGCCACTGGTCAATTTGGTGATCGGATCGCCCAAATACAGCATCCGAttgctggaggtggagaaactGCCGTACAGTGGCTGGAAACCCGCCGATTGGCTGCTGACCTGATGAACCCTTGAACATAATCGATATTTCTTCATCTAGACTGGCCACGTAGAACCGAACAACTTTGCGGTAGTATCCACAGAccatacatccatcatcgtcgtccaaCCGACCCAAGTGCTCCCCGCGGCCCGTCTGCAGCTCTGCGACCGGAAATTCCACCAACACGCGCTCGAGAATCCGCCGTGGCTCGCGGCGCGCACATAGGACCGATCCCCGGCAAAGGTATTGGCCTTGTGTCCTCATCGGGCCTTCGTCTaattcaaagaagaagcatgtGGCGAGAACTGCTCGTACTAGTTCGTCTGGGACAATGTACGGCTCCTTGGCAAGGTCTGCAACCCTCATCACATCATTCAGTCGTGGTAGATCCGCCAGAGCGTGGTCCAGCCGGAAGATATGGGCTCGGAGGGGATGGACAACATGATTTAATCCCTCCTTGAAAGCTTCTACGCCGTCCATACAGGGAGAGGAGTTGTACGCGCGCCACAACCGGAAGGGCGCCTTGTCTTGTAGGGAGCTGCAACCAT harbors:
- a CDS encoding uncharacterized protein (COG:S;~EggNog:ENOG410PXZA;~InterPro:IPR011333); this encodes MAFMKSLAIDYNQPQISPYEQSRIVVITVGKRNYSIPKNYLSGHLLVQARQSQNPRILLRDVDADVGHTILHFLYKGEYETIFYEENQREKHQIELEYERSVQVYYAARKYKIDGLDALAQNYIMTLSETLSIFQILRRARSIFSKLPENEEWFHHYLDTKISSSFAEGETTFQLDEFYAEIVDDPAFSKAVMKIIVKAFTTETSRLRNILRVTGGSETKNDGEPSCEQSFAVPQSEPTEGHDREQYLEVRPKAHKTANNSSSSTSDRNRPCGEPAVELLPVDCEEANPEVPYSHEDSDNWGWGFRGLDKKK